From one Idiomarina sp. X4 genomic stretch:
- a CDS encoding TonB-dependent receptor, which translates to MQKLLKSAVAIGVSAALFNTTTVWAQSGSDNTQAEDVEKITVTGSRIQRIEAESAAPVQVFTAEDIEVSGMTSVEMILQRMSASAGFAGSQSNAYWTGNGYGTAQVNLRGLGINRTLVLLNGRRVVNGGTGANSSVDLNMIPVEMIQRIEVLKDGASAIYGADAVAGVVNIITRKSYDGFTIEGRLGSTDDGEGQDRKVNMIFGASNDKGRVMATLGYRSSDEVNMADQAGCALGELTPGQLDCFGSSSTIGGRATILTGPNAGDRINFSQDADGNGDFYEPYSAEEHNFAFFPYLNSVNPITNWNFSAFGDYQLSSDAAVFAEVLYNNRTSDQLATPGTLRGIEFDASHPTNPTGETIRLEGRRLLEGGPRTFFQDVNTFRTVVGMNGVIGSGWNWEVAYNYGRNTAIDGMTNIVNMQRLSAGLDPNTCGSNGIPCIDLLGYGDLSQEALDYIMFRTTDNGGNEQRSLTANISGDLFEMPAGWVPVAFGVEHRKEKGWRNPDSSIVAGIMNTNQADPIEGSYTVDEVYAETSLPLLADLPLIQSLNLDLAYRYSDYDTFGSDGNYKASVHWRVSDALKVRATQSTAFRIPNIPELFGGVAEGNLTTTDPCDGWDQAGANPTVAANCQADGVPAGYEQFGATVLTTVGGNPDLKPEDADTFTAGFVWDIGSADNLQLTVDYYDIDIENAIQRIPGSTKLSVCYNSENLSHPFCSPEHFTRDSLTGDIDFLSAQPTNAATENVSGIDTALFYNTELLGWKSDFSWNVSYLNEYTFAPFVGANEIEYAGYITGGRGSYTHWRSNASGTFMKQDWRVHYSVQYIGPADDINAAPGDIGARAPSVFYHNVQGTYFVNSKLSVTGGVNNLFDKEPPYIQSWTDANTDTMTYDLLGRQLYLKVRYSF; encoded by the coding sequence ATGCAAAAGTTACTTAAGTCTGCTGTCGCTATAGGCGTATCTGCGGCACTTTTTAATACAACAACAGTCTGGGCACAGTCAGGATCTGATAATACTCAAGCCGAAGACGTTGAGAAAATCACGGTGACTGGTTCGCGAATTCAGCGAATAGAAGCAGAAAGTGCTGCTCCTGTTCAGGTTTTCACGGCGGAAGATATAGAAGTATCGGGAATGACCTCGGTAGAAATGATTTTACAGAGAATGTCAGCCTCTGCTGGTTTTGCTGGCAGCCAGAGTAATGCCTACTGGACAGGTAACGGCTATGGCACCGCTCAAGTTAATTTGCGTGGGCTGGGGATTAACCGAACACTTGTACTGCTGAATGGCCGTCGTGTTGTTAACGGCGGTACCGGCGCAAACAGCTCTGTTGACTTAAATATGATACCGGTTGAAATGATCCAGCGTATCGAGGTTCTTAAAGATGGCGCTTCAGCGATATACGGTGCGGATGCCGTTGCGGGCGTGGTGAATATTATCACCCGTAAAAGTTACGATGGCTTTACTATCGAAGGGCGCTTAGGCTCGACAGATGATGGTGAGGGTCAAGATCGCAAAGTTAATATGATATTTGGCGCCAGCAATGATAAAGGTCGCGTAATGGCGACATTAGGCTATCGTTCTTCAGACGAAGTTAATATGGCTGATCAAGCGGGTTGTGCTTTGGGTGAATTAACGCCAGGCCAACTGGATTGCTTTGGAAGCTCAAGTACCATTGGGGGTAGGGCAACCATATTGACGGGTCCAAATGCTGGTGATCGTATTAATTTCAGTCAAGATGCTGATGGTAACGGTGATTTTTATGAGCCCTACAGCGCTGAGGAACATAACTTTGCATTTTTTCCTTATTTAAATTCGGTTAACCCAATTACAAACTGGAATTTCTCTGCTTTCGGGGATTATCAACTGTCTTCGGATGCGGCGGTTTTTGCTGAAGTTTTATACAACAACCGAACCTCCGATCAATTAGCAACGCCGGGAACATTAAGAGGTATTGAGTTTGATGCCAGCCACCCAACAAACCCAACGGGCGAAACAATTCGACTTGAAGGTCGTCGCTTATTAGAAGGTGGACCAAGAACGTTCTTTCAAGATGTTAATACGTTCAGAACGGTCGTCGGCATGAATGGTGTTATTGGCTCAGGTTGGAACTGGGAAGTTGCTTATAACTATGGCCGTAATACAGCCATTGACGGTATGACCAATATCGTCAATATGCAGCGTCTATCTGCGGGCCTAGACCCTAATACATGCGGCTCCAATGGCATTCCCTGTATCGACTTGTTGGGTTATGGGGATCTGTCTCAAGAGGCATTGGATTACATCATGTTTCGCACGACTGATAATGGGGGGAATGAACAACGTTCATTGACCGCAAACATTTCAGGCGACTTATTTGAAATGCCTGCTGGATGGGTGCCAGTCGCTTTTGGTGTTGAACATCGTAAAGAGAAAGGTTGGCGAAACCCGGATTCATCAATTGTTGCTGGCATTATGAATACCAATCAGGCGGACCCGATAGAAGGGAGCTATACAGTTGATGAAGTTTACGCTGAAACTTCGTTACCTTTGCTGGCGGACTTACCACTGATTCAGTCGTTGAATTTAGATTTAGCGTATCGTTACAGTGATTATGACACCTTTGGTAGTGATGGAAATTATAAAGCGAGCGTTCACTGGCGTGTATCGGATGCTTTGAAAGTGCGGGCGACTCAGTCAACTGCTTTTCGTATTCCAAACATACCTGAACTCTTCGGTGGTGTTGCTGAAGGAAATCTGACAACAACGGACCCGTGTGACGGATGGGATCAAGCCGGCGCTAACCCAACTGTGGCGGCAAACTGTCAAGCAGACGGCGTTCCTGCAGGGTATGAACAATTTGGTGCAACAGTGCTTACCACTGTTGGTGGGAACCCAGATTTAAAACCGGAAGACGCAGATACTTTCACTGCTGGTTTCGTATGGGATATCGGCTCGGCGGACAATTTACAATTGACGGTTGATTACTACGATATTGATATTGAGAATGCTATCCAAAGAATTCCCGGTTCAACGAAGCTGTCTGTCTGCTATAACTCAGAAAATCTATCGCACCCATTTTGCAGTCCGGAGCATTTCACCAGAGATTCTTTAACTGGCGATATTGACTTTTTGTCTGCTCAACCCACCAATGCAGCAACTGAAAATGTGTCGGGTATTGATACGGCTTTGTTTTATAACACCGAGCTGCTGGGTTGGAAAAGTGACTTCAGTTGGAATGTCAGTTACTTAAATGAGTATACATTTGCGCCTTTTGTTGGTGCGAATGAAATTGAATATGCCGGGTACATTACTGGTGGCAGAGGAAGCTATACGCACTGGCGTTCAAATGCTTCGGGAACCTTTATGAAGCAGGACTGGCGTGTACATTACTCCGTCCAGTACATTGGACCTGCCGATGACATTAATGCTGCTCCGGGAGATATTGGAGCCCGAGCACCCAGTGTTTTCTATCATAACGTGCAGGGAACTTATTTCGTAAATTCAAAACTGAGCGTGACTGGCGGTGTTAATAACCTTTTTGACAAAGAACCGCCTTATATTCAAAGTTGGACGGACGCCAATACTGACACTATGACATATGACTTGTTAGGCCGTCAGTTATATCTGAAGGTACGTTACAGCTTTTAA
- a CDS encoding MauE/DoxX family redox-associated membrane protein: protein MSQSTKKATLYRMSTPDHQCPFGLKTRHLLKANGYDVDDNLLESREETDIFKEKHNVDTTPQVFIGDERIGGYEEVRAFLGKPLPDPDATSYRPVIALFIMTALLSVATSWLSFGRAFTGQTIEWFISFSMVVLALLKLQDVEKFSTMFLNYDLLAKKWVPYGRVYPYAEGLAGLLMAAEFAHVISIPIALFIGIVGSVSVFKAVYVDKRELKCACVGGSSNVPLGFISLTENLMMVAMAIWMFFTMN from the coding sequence ATGAGTCAATCAACTAAAAAAGCCACGCTTTACAGAATGTCGACACCTGACCACCAATGCCCTTTCGGTTTAAAAACCCGGCACTTACTTAAAGCCAACGGTTACGATGTGGACGACAACCTACTGGAAAGCCGCGAGGAAACCGACATATTCAAGGAAAAACACAACGTCGATACCACTCCACAAGTGTTTATTGGTGATGAACGCATCGGTGGGTACGAAGAGGTTCGAGCCTTTCTTGGAAAACCTCTTCCTGACCCTGACGCAACCAGTTACCGACCCGTTATTGCATTATTTATTATGACAGCGCTCCTCTCCGTAGCCACGTCGTGGTTGTCTTTTGGTCGCGCATTTACCGGACAAACCATCGAGTGGTTCATCAGTTTCTCGATGGTGGTTCTGGCCTTGCTCAAACTCCAGGACGTAGAGAAATTCTCTACCATGTTTCTCAACTACGATCTTCTCGCCAAAAAATGGGTGCCTTATGGCCGTGTTTACCCCTACGCCGAAGGCTTGGCGGGTCTGTTAATGGCAGCGGAATTTGCTCATGTCATTTCCATCCCTATTGCGTTATTCATAGGCATCGTGGGTTCTGTCTCCGTTTTTAAAGCCGTTTATGTCGACAAACGTGAGCTAAAATGTGCCTGTGTCGGTGGCTCAAGTAATGTGCCGTTAGGCTTCATTTCGCTCACTGAAAACCTCATGATGGTCGCTATGGCTATCTGGATGTTTTTTACAATGAACTAG